The Sediminispirochaeta smaragdinae DSM 11293 genome has a segment encoding these proteins:
- the rimM gene encoding ribosome maturation factor RimM (Essential for efficient processing of 16S rRNA): MDTVVIGKVRTSHGVRGLLKVRSLSGETGHFLALKEVVLKRERGERSFVVESVRVAGSDLLMKLRGIDSPEEGKLWAGADMIVSKELGAALREDEYYYSDLIGCAVVCRGSEVGTIVSIVENGVSDLLEVKTDGGKWIVPFQKHFVGSVDLVSRTVELLEPGLLE; the protein is encoded by the coding sequence ATGGATACGGTTGTTATTGGTAAGGTGCGGACCTCACATGGGGTCCGCGGCTTATTGAAGGTACGAAGTCTTTCCGGAGAGACCGGCCACTTTCTTGCTCTTAAGGAAGTGGTATTGAAACGTGAGCGTGGTGAGCGCTCTTTTGTCGTTGAATCTGTTCGGGTCGCCGGCAGTGATCTGTTGATGAAGCTTCGGGGAATCGATTCCCCTGAAGAAGGAAAGCTCTGGGCAGGTGCCGATATGATTGTGTCAAAAGAGCTTGGAGCGGCCTTGCGCGAAGATGAATATTACTATTCCGATCTTATAGGCTGCGCTGTGGTGTGCCGTGGATCGGAGGTGGGAACGATTGTTTCGATCGTTGAAAACGGTGTTTCTGACCTTTTAGAGGTCAAGACCGATGGGGGAAAATGGATTGTTCCCTTTCAGAAGCACTTCGTCGGTTCCGTGGATCTTGTTTCCCGGACTGTCGAGCTTCTGGAACCGGGATTGTTGGAATGA
- the rpsP gene encoding 30S ribosomal protein S16, whose product MSVKIRLKRFGTKKRPYYRIVVMDSRAPRDGRTLDEVGLYHPIENADRQLRLDEEKIKGWISKGAQPTDTVRKLLNSREIRIER is encoded by the coding sequence TTGAGTGTTAAAATAAGACTGAAGCGGTTCGGGACCAAGAAACGGCCCTACTATCGAATTGTCGTTATGGATTCCAGGGCTCCCCGCGACGGCCGGACCCTGGATGAGGTTGGTCTTTATCATCCCATCGAAAATGCTGACCGTCAGCTTCGACTCGATGAGGAAAAGATCAAGGGATGGATTTCCAAAGGCGCGCAGCCGACCGATACGGTCAGAAAGCTGCTCAACAGCCGAGAAATCCGTATCGAACGTTAA
- a CDS encoding KH domain-containing protein: protein MEKDLVEYIAKSLVDDPDGVEVNLIEGEKSTILELRVSQDDIGKVIGKHGRIAKAVRTILSASATKTGKRVVLEILD from the coding sequence GTGGAAAAAGATCTTGTTGAGTATATTGCAAAGTCCCTTGTTGACGATCCCGACGGGGTGGAAGTGAATTTGATTGAGGGTGAGAAATCCACTATTCTCGAACTACGGGTTTCTCAGGATGATATCGGAAAGGTGATCGGAAAACACGGCCGGATTGCAAAAGCGGTACGAACGATACTTAGTGCTTCGGCTACCAAAACCGGTAAAAGGGTTGTGCTCGAGATCCTCGATTGA
- the ffh gene encoding signal recognition particle protein: MLERISDKFSDIFRQLSGKATISEKNIQDAVEEIKVALLEADVNLRVVRRFVNRTIEEAKGEAVLKAVNPGQQFVKIVNDKIVQLLGDEHQDLELKGPDALSSILMMGLQGSGKTTTSAKLGLRLKKEGRRVLLVAADLVRPAAVDQLKVLGKQVDLEVFSLEKEKDPVKLVGEAKKYAIKSSFNTMIVDTSGRLHLDEEMMKQIVDIKRVLDPQEQLFVADSMTGQEAVTIAKSFDEQVGISGVVLTKFDSDTRGGAALSLKSVTGKPIKYVGVGEKPEDLDPFYPERIASRILGMGDVVSLVEKAQETIDLEEAAALQEKMISATFTLEDYLESFARMRKMGSVQSLLEMIPGAKGAISEDDIDEKEMKKEEAIILSMTIVERRNHRIIGPSRRKRIAKGSGSSVAEVNRLIKRFEKMRLMMKKVSKNKKYQAKLMQNLGV; encoded by the coding sequence ATGTTAGAAAGAATTTCCGATAAGTTTTCAGATATTTTTAGGCAACTCTCGGGTAAGGCAACCATTTCTGAGAAAAATATTCAGGATGCCGTCGAAGAGATCAAGGTTGCGTTGCTCGAGGCTGATGTAAACCTTCGGGTTGTTCGACGATTTGTGAATCGAACCATCGAAGAGGCTAAAGGTGAGGCCGTTCTCAAAGCGGTAAACCCCGGCCAGCAGTTTGTGAAGATTGTAAACGATAAAATCGTGCAACTGCTTGGCGACGAGCATCAGGATCTTGAGCTTAAAGGGCCGGATGCCCTCTCTTCCATTTTGATGATGGGACTTCAAGGTTCCGGAAAGACGACCACTTCTGCGAAGCTGGGGCTTCGCCTTAAAAAAGAGGGACGAAGGGTTCTTTTGGTTGCCGCCGACTTGGTTCGTCCTGCCGCTGTCGATCAGCTCAAGGTCCTTGGTAAGCAGGTCGATCTTGAGGTCTTCTCCCTTGAAAAAGAGAAAGATCCGGTAAAGCTTGTCGGCGAAGCCAAAAAATATGCGATCAAGTCGAGTTTCAACACTATGATTGTAGATACGTCGGGACGTCTTCATCTTGATGAAGAGATGATGAAGCAGATTGTCGATATCAAGAGGGTCCTTGATCCTCAGGAACAGCTTTTCGTTGCCGATTCAATGACCGGGCAGGAAGCGGTTACCATAGCAAAGTCGTTTGACGAACAGGTCGGTATCAGCGGTGTTGTGCTGACCAAGTTCGATTCCGATACACGCGGAGGCGCCGCCCTTTCCCTTAAGAGCGTCACCGGTAAGCCGATCAAGTATGTCGGTGTGGGAGAAAAACCCGAGGACCTTGACCCCTTTTATCCCGAGCGGATCGCTTCCCGTATCCTCGGCATGGGAGATGTCGTCAGTCTGGTGGAAAAGGCTCAGGAAACCATCGATCTTGAAGAGGCTGCGGCCCTGCAGGAGAAAATGATTTCCGCCACCTTTACCCTGGAGGACTATCTCGAATCCTTTGCACGGATGCGAAAGATGGGAAGTGTTCAGTCGCTTCTTGAGATGATCCCCGGTGCCAAGGGGGCCATCAGCGAGGACGACATCGACGAAAAGGAGATGAAAAAGGAAGAGGCAATCATCCTCTCCATGACCATTGTAGAGCGTCGCAATCACCGGATCATCGGTCCCTCTCGCAGGAAGAGGATAGCAAAAGGAAGCGGTTCCTCTGTCGCCGAGGTAAACCGTCTGATCAAACGTTTCGAAAAGATGCGACTTATGATGAAAAAGGTTTCGAAGAATAAAAAATACCAAGCTAAGTTGATGCAAAATCTTGGTGTATAA
- the rplS gene encoding 50S ribosomal protein L19 — translation MDVIKTIEAEQLTEGRENFRIGDTVKVHYKIVEGQTERIQVYEGLVIAMNNGGVRKTVTVRKMSYGVGVERVFPLHSPKIEKIELVRHGRVRRAKLYYIRDRVGKASKVRELIKKKGQKASEAAR, via the coding sequence ATGGATGTGATAAAAACGATCGAAGCAGAGCAGCTTACCGAAGGACGCGAGAATTTCCGCATCGGTGATACGGTGAAGGTCCACTACAAGATTGTTGAGGGACAGACCGAGCGGATTCAGGTCTATGAAGGCTTGGTGATCGCTATGAACAACGGCGGTGTCAGAAAAACCGTTACCGTGCGCAAGATGTCGTACGGAGTGGGAGTGGAAAGGGTATTTCCTCTTCATAGCCCGAAGATCGAAAAGATTGAGTTGGTACGCCATGGGCGGGTTCGCCGTGCAAAGCTTTACTATATACGGGATCGTGTGGGAAAGGCTTCAAAGGTACGCGAGCTGATCAAAAAGAAGGGACAAAAGGCAAGCGAGGCTGCCAGATAA
- the trmD gene encoding tRNA (guanosine(37)-N1)-methyltransferase TrmD: MKFTILTLFPEIIEGFFSSSIMAKAVERGLIDLRLVDVRDFAFDRHRTCDDAPYGGGAGMVLKAEPLAGALDSVDAADKRVVFPTPSGRPFTQEKACELSREGELVFICGRYEGIDQRIIDLYVDDELSIGDYVISSGEVASLVMIDAIYRLVDGVISGESLEEESFTDDLLEYPHYTRPQVFRGLVVPDILLSGHHAEIARWRHQRRIEKTAANRPELLKRSGDEDRTNTY; this comes from the coding sequence ATGAAATTTACCATTCTGACGCTTTTTCCCGAGATTATTGAAGGGTTTTTCTCTTCGTCGATCATGGCAAAGGCTGTTGAACGAGGGTTGATTGATCTTCGTCTGGTTGATGTGAGAGATTTTGCCTTTGATCGTCACAGAACCTGCGATGATGCGCCCTACGGCGGCGGGGCCGGAATGGTCCTAAAGGCCGAACCTCTTGCCGGTGCTCTGGATTCGGTGGATGCAGCGGACAAGCGGGTCGTGTTTCCGACGCCTTCGGGAAGGCCCTTTACGCAGGAAAAGGCTTGCGAACTCTCCAGAGAGGGAGAGCTTGTCTTTATCTGCGGAAGATACGAGGGGATCGATCAGCGGATAATCGATCTCTATGTCGATGACGAGCTCTCTATCGGCGATTATGTGATTTCTTCCGGTGAAGTTGCAAGTTTGGTTATGATCGATGCGATCTATCGGCTTGTCGACGGGGTTATCAGCGGCGAATCACTCGAGGAAGAGAGTTTTACCGATGATTTGCTGGAATATCCGCATTATACGCGACCGCAGGTATTCCGCGGTCTTGTGGTTCCGGATATACTGCTATCCGGCCACCATGCCGAGATTGCTCGATGGCGTCACCAGCGACGTATCGAAAAGACGGCGGCAAATAGACCCGAACTGCTGAAACGCAGTGGGGACGAGGACAGAACGAATACGTATTGA
- a CDS encoding EscU/YscU/HrcU family type III secretion system export apparatus switch protein — protein MLEKAIALAYDRDTYSAPRITAKGSGEAAKRLIALAKKHGVPVMGDEELVQRLYLFDLEAVIPEDLYEVVAEIYSFVWNLREGA, from the coding sequence ATGCTTGAAAAAGCCATAGCTCTTGCATATGATAGAGACACATATTCTGCACCGCGGATTACCGCCAAGGGAAGTGGTGAAGCGGCAAAACGGCTTATTGCCCTTGCCAAAAAACATGGTGTGCCTGTAATGGGTGACGAGGAACTTGTACAGCGGCTTTATCTCTTTGATCTTGAAGCGGTCATTCCGGAAGACCTCTATGAAGTTGTTGCGGAAATCTACAGTTTTGTTTGGAATTTACGGGAAGGCGCATGA
- a CDS encoding tetratricopeptide repeat protein, whose protein sequence is MIVRSLGLGFVFLLTLASCASGPATRQSTDLRIDTGGQEADTAPINASVMDPAPILISDLLRPAGGEDESYSVDLPLPEPPAPPLPECISVSMLPASSEYDFSQLEGIDEPVPPSVPDTPKLSESEIEAVPRPKAIPKPMAAVEADSEPSSESGASAVEGSAAVKAPAVVPASSSSVSSVVTPPSASLDSQENPIVSELTAAVGENVTIILDGRGWIYLGAKSQSSVGASGESPVEFMERSFGENNSRFLFLTVAEGNVLLSFQKQEAATGKSLSQRYLVIVTGSEEAAASQGQGHPASAGNSSEGFEKQDGTLVPSFSIDELATAYREGRQTEALSHLLELLDAEKEKKDSPLGLSQFAILEKPGADAVSMLQASSLLELLDSQVERGGGKEVLDFLLWFVPSLPSSQRDEFYYRIGRLYEETLRPQNPEQAVEYYRKIREAYPWSRYWNDAVKRERYLRRHFLELR, encoded by the coding sequence GTGATCGTACGATCCCTCGGGTTGGGCTTTGTATTCTTGTTGACCCTTGCCTCGTGCGCATCTGGTCCCGCTACGCGGCAGTCTACCGATCTGAGGATCGACACCGGGGGGCAGGAGGCGGATACTGCCCCTATAAACGCTTCTGTAATGGATCCGGCGCCCATCTTGATTTCCGATCTGCTAAGGCCGGCGGGCGGGGAAGATGAGTCATATTCGGTCGATTTACCACTTCCCGAGCCTCCTGCTCCGCCCCTTCCCGAATGTATTTCGGTCTCCATGCTTCCGGCTTCTTCCGAATATGATTTTTCCCAATTGGAGGGTATCGATGAGCCTGTTCCTCCTTCCGTACCGGACACCCCGAAGCTAAGCGAGTCCGAAATTGAGGCAGTTCCCCGCCCCAAGGCGATTCCCAAACCAATGGCTGCCGTGGAAGCGGATTCTGAACCGAGCAGCGAATCCGGGGCTTCTGCCGTGGAAGGATCTGCGGCGGTGAAAGCTCCGGCCGTCGTTCCGGCATCCTCTTCTTCCGTTTCTTCCGTCGTTACTCCTCCTTCTGCAAGCCTGGATTCGCAGGAGAATCCCATCGTCTCGGAGCTTACTGCGGCGGTAGGCGAAAATGTGACCATTATCCTCGATGGAAGGGGGTGGATCTATCTGGGAGCAAAATCCCAATCGTCTGTCGGAGCCTCGGGCGAAAGTCCGGTGGAATTTATGGAACGCAGCTTTGGAGAAAACAACAGCCGCTTTCTTTTCCTTACCGTAGCCGAGGGAAATGTGCTCCTCAGCTTCCAAAAACAGGAGGCGGCAACGGGGAAAAGCCTATCCCAACGCTATCTCGTGATAGTTACCGGCTCCGAAGAGGCAGCCGCTTCCCAGGGGCAGGGACACCCGGCATCTGCAGGAAATAGCTCCGAGGGCTTTGAAAAACAGGATGGGACACTTGTTCCTTCTTTCAGTATAGACGAGTTGGCCACGGCCTACCGAGAGGGGCGGCAAACAGAGGCCCTTTCCCATCTTTTAGAGCTTCTTGATGCCGAAAAAGAGAAAAAGGATTCGCCCCTTGGTCTTTCCCAATTTGCCATACTTGAGAAGCCCGGAGCCGACGCTGTTTCGATGCTTCAGGCCTCTTCGCTTCTCGAGCTCCTTGATAGCCAGGTTGAACGGGGTGGGGGAAAGGAGGTGCTTGACTTTTTGCTTTGGTTTGTACCTTCGCTTCCGTCCTCTCAGCGGGATGAATTCTACTATCGTATCGGCCGTCTTTATGAGGAGACACTGCGTCCGCAAAACCCCGAACAGGCGGTTGAATACTACCGAAAAATCAGGGAAGCTTATCCGTGGAGTCGCTACTGGAATGATGCAGTAAAACGGGAACGCTACCTGCGCCGTCACTTTTTAGAACTACGTTAG